The Apodemus sylvaticus chromosome 5, mApoSyl1.1, whole genome shotgun sequence genome has a segment encoding these proteins:
- the Atp5f1e gene encoding ATP synthase subunit epsilon, mitochondrial has product MVAYWRQAGLSYIRFSQICAKAVRDALKTEFKANAEKTSGSSIKIVKVKKE; this is encoded by the exons ATGGTGGCGTACTGGCGACAGGCTGGACTCAG CTACATCCGGTTCTCCCAGATCTGTGCAAAAGCAGTGAGGGATGCCCTCAAGACCGAGTTCAAAGCCAACGCTGAGAAGACTTCTGGCAGCAGCATAAAAATTGTGAAAGTGAAGAAGGAGTAG
- the Prelid3b gene encoding PRELI domain containing protein 3B yields the protein MKIWTSEHVFDHPWETVTTAAMQKYPNPMNPSVVGVDVLDRHVDPSGKLHSHRLLSTEWGLPSIVKSLIGAARTKTYVQEHSVVDPVKRTMELKSTNISFTNMVSVDERLTYKPHPQDPEKTVLTQEALITVKGVSLSSYLEGLMANTISSNANKGREAMEWVIHKLNAEIEELAASARGSIRTPMAAAAALVDK from the exons ATGAAGATCTGGACTTCGGAGCACGTCTTTGA CCATCCATGGGAAACAGTTACTACAGCTGCAATGCAGAAATACCCAAACCCCATGAACCCCAGCGTGGTTGGTGTGGATGTGCTGGACAGACATGTCGATCCCTCTGGAAAGTTGCACAGCCACAGATTGCTCAGCACAGAGTGGGGCCTGCCTTCCATCGTGAAGTCT CTTATTGGTGCAGCAAGAACGAAAACATATGTGCAGGAGCATTCTGTAGTTGATCCGGTAAAGAGGACAATGGAGCTCAAGTCCACCAAC ATCTCATTTACAAATATGGTCTCAGTAGATGAGAGGCTCACATACAAGCCACATCCACAGGACCCAGAGAA AACTGTCCTGACCCAGGAGGCCCTCATCACTGTGAAAGGGGTCAGCCTCAGCAGCTACCTTGAAGGGCTCATGGCAAACACCATCTCTTCCAACGCTAACAAA GGCCGAGAAGCGATGGAGTGGGTGATCCACAAACTGAACGCTGAGATTGAGGAACTGGCAGCCTCAGCAAGAGGAAGCATCAGGACACcaatggcggcggcggcggcgctggTGGACAAATGA